One window from the genome of Mesoplodon densirostris isolate mMesDen1 chromosome 17, mMesDen1 primary haplotype, whole genome shotgun sequence encodes:
- the AKAP11 gene encoding A-kinase anchor protein 11 isoform X2: MATFQTFRNSHMKTRASVRKSFSEDVFQSVKSLLQSEKKLCSVSAEDCLKQDEHANLTEVTFLGFNEETDAAHIQDLAAVSLELPDLLNSLHFCSLNENEIICMKDINKSSDINNGPLNQSHHPGVLCVMRVSSTLPRLRIDFIFSLLSKYAMGIRYTLDTCLHQKCQLEATNEDDDDTNQSVSSIEDDFVTAFEHLEDEEASKPYNDGINITALRSQCDAASQTISGHRLETHDFRVLVGSGWQKSLAKPSSLISILGHKELPSVKASVTTSVSEPWVQRSFYRSSTASDKDGDADVQKQLFSSSPAYSSESECSSPSPVIFLDEEGYQKSLKAKLELPKIPVMKDDIEDSDSEVSEFFDSFDQFDELEQTLESACPFLKDPAIGKLSQKKGHKHEKLCSVTTTMNPQKFKFDRPALPANVRKPTPRKPESPYSNLCDAPDSPRPVKASGEDSGLFSPIRSSAFSPLGGCTPAECFCQTDIGEDRIHENHDSVYYTYEDYADSLSCDVLGSVLYTQHTNATSNINSIKKGENKMVALKCGSLDQKSKSKNKSSVIKDSIQKFAADLVEKSFGSAFKDLQKGVFSCTNALCQLAIKLTSSVFQMAFNELRRQRAFSLKERAISGLANFLVSEAFANAVKDLQYVKKQIFTNTVARFAADLAEELVFEGIMEVCQFSYPPTPASPQRGSFDYEDKVVKSYAKDLSESVIQEAFIELSQVDVTFTTKAAVSVSTDNIKYVSAENVVPPTQTSTFSPTFNGQTIMVTKPILEYKKEYTVQQALFCTSGVVTSIPVPLAGSALLPYHISSNMYQAKSHPSSDDSSLNGGSTQAGVATKNKEEEVACLRNICLPSEHHLGNQNGVKPTNDDIEMESSSKVMSDPVIISNFSVAVVHTIVNETLDSVTSFKVTKTMDKHKDCLTKTVKGKTPPFHCDQATLQQSEASKKDMFADRLSKSVVKHSIDKSKSVTPNVDKNVLHKEDLPVPGDESRLTSEKFPKFLEAQDHLTHCSLSERKDCVLECKGYMAHGFSLETLPRCPTAAGQKPDLKEIDKDKSVKKHSLNDTALEPLPFGQENPFAHSHSFSSPVLTCADGLHVEDKQKIRDGNVIPDTPPSTPLVPSQAASEWDIKKLTKKLKGELAKEFAPATPPSTPHNSSVGSLSENEQNTIEKEEFMLKLMRSLSEEVESSEDEDQPEVDVKSEPSGKKVQFADALAIHIISLATEMAASHLDNKITQEPKVKSPCLNVQSQRSVSPTFLNCLDENVQTLCNFAGDMAAEVITEAEKIAKVRSCMLFRQKRNSYVDSDQDYRSEEKTDIEAVAHPGEADSFILSLPPNSCLSGLTYKYPSCESVTDEYAGHIIQILKQEGGDSELIMDQYANRLAYRSVKSGLQEASKTAKVKCNSKMFPVQSSQVKTNDELLLFLSKEHQQGVDKKRQSKISGGYLHKNPTCEWTRDTCRNECLELYSFSTSLAHNITRDVKKELTASTVGLPKSLTDSCLYEKNGCDEDAESHFEPEFPTSLHPSSQNHRFSHSTGSLSGCGYGEIVVQAIEQYANKVVDDALELSSGSAVFHVSETTKAADRVTYAEKLSPLVSQACRYCDRKELHDCTGNSCPRFPRPDSLASSKPVSNLANSKFSNVYQKSRIFHLDVPQIHIDLDKKTVLAEKIVAEAIEKAERELSSTSLAADSGIGQDGVIFAESLTTEIMTSAMRNVGQAVSSPKEIEDFQSTESFGSQQMNLSIGDDSTGSWSNLSFEDEHQDESSSFHHLSESDGPDDKDEEHEDDVEGSEQDGNTLLITNVDTEPCTVDPQLRIILQWLVASEAEVAELYFHDSAKKEFIQLSKRLQEKGWKVGDLLQAVLKYYEEMEKTSSNERSESLFDWLLENA, translated from the exons GTCACATTTCTAGGTTTTAATGAAGAAACAGATGCTGCTCATATACAG GATTTGGCTGCAGTTTCTTTGGAACTCCCAGATCTTCTGAATTCACTGCACTTCTGCagtctaaatgaaaatgaaattatttgtatGAAGGATATAAATAAATCATCAGATATAAACAATGGTCCTCTAAACCAG AGTCATCATCCTGGAGTGCTTTGTGTCATGAGAGTGTCATCTACATTACCAAGACTCAGAATTGATTTTATCTTTAGTCTCCTAAGTAAATATGCTATGGGTATAAGGTACACCctggacacatgtttgcatcAGAAGTGCCAACTTGAGGCCACTAATGAAGATGATGACGATACTAACCAGTCAGTATCTTCCATCGAAGATGACTTTGTCACTGCCTTTGAGCACTTAGAGGATGAAGAGGCTTCAAAGCCATATAATGATG GAATAAACATTACTGCACTAAGGAGCCAGTGCGATGCTGCTTCACAGACTATTTCTGGTCACCGTTTAGAAACCCATGATTTCAGGGTTCTGGTTGGCTCTGGATGGCAGAAGTCATTGGCTAAACCTTCTTCTTTAATAAGTATTCTGGGACATAAAGAACTGCCTTCTGTGAAAGCTTCAGTCACGACATCAGTTTCTGAGCCTTGGGTCCAAAGGAGTTTCTATAGGTCCTCTACTGCTTCAGATAAAGATGGTGATGCTGATGTGCAGAAACAGTTGTTCTCTTCCTCTCCTGCCTACTCGTCTGAATCAGAATGCTCAAGTCCAAGTCCTGTTATTTTCTTGGATGAAGAGGGAtatcaaaaaagtttaaaagcaaaacttgagTTACCTAAAATTCCTGTGATGAAAGATGATATTGAGGATTCAGACTCAGAAGTAAGTGAGTTTTTCGATAGTTTTGATCAGTTTGATGAACTAGAACAAACTTTGGAGTCTGCTTGTCCATTTCTAAAAGATCCTGCCATAGGGAAGCTGTCACAAAAAAAAGGGCACAAACATGAAAAATTGTGTTCTGTAACCACTACTATGAATCCTCAAAAATTCAAGTTTGATCGTCCAGCTCTCCCAGCTAATGTTAGGAAGCCAACTCCTCGTAAACCAGAATCCCCTTACAGTAACCTGTGTGATGCTCCAGATTCTCCCCGCCCAGTGAAGGCATCAGGGGAAGACAGTGGTTTGTTCAGCCCTATTCGATCCTCTGCTTTTAGTCCTCTTGGAGGCTGTACTCCTGCTGAATGTTTTTGCCAAACAGATATTGGTGAAGATAGGATTCATGAAAATCATGATTCTGTTTATTATACCTATGAAGATTATGCAGATAGCCTTTCGTGTGACGTACTGGGCTCGGTTCTTTATACCCAACATACAAATGCAACATCCAACATTAATAGtattaaaaagggagaaaataaaatggtagcTCTTAAGTGTGGAAGCCTTGATCAAAAaagtaaatctaaaaataaatcctCAGTGATTAAGGATAGCATTCAGAAGTTTGCAGCAGATCTTGTGGAGAAAAGTTTTGGCAGTGCATTTAAAGACTTACAGAAAGGAGTCTTTTCATGTACCAATGCTTTGTGCCAATTAGCTATCAAATTGACATCATCCGTTTTTCAGATGGCATTTAATGAACTGAGAAGGCAGCGTGCGTTTTCGTTGAAAGAACGTGCCATTAGTGGTCTGGCTAACTTTTTGGTGAGTGAAGCTTTTGCAAATGCTGTAAAAGATTTACAGTATGTAAAGAAGCAGATCTTTACAAACACTGTTGCTAGGTTTGCTGCAGATCTTGCTGAAGAACTTGTTTTTGAAGGCATCATGGAAGTGTGTCAGTTTTCATATCCTCCAACACCTGCATCTCCACAGCGTGGGTCATTTGACTATGAAGACAAAGTAGTGAAGTCCTATGCAAAAGATTTGTCTGAATCTGTAATACAGGAAGCGTTCATTGAGCTGTCTCAAGTTGACGTGACCTTCACAACAAAGGCAGCAGTTAGTGTTTCCACAGATAACATTAAGTATGTGAGCGCAGAAAATGTAGTGCCACCGACACAGACTTCTACATTTTCCCCTACTTTTAATGGTCAAACAATTATGGTGACAAAACCAATACtggaatataaaaaggaatacaCAGTACAACAGGCCTTGTTTTGTACTTCTGGAGTTGTTACTTCTATACCAGTGCCCTTGGCAGGAAGTGCCCTTCTCCCATATCATATTTCATCTAATATGTATCAGGCAAAGTCTCATCCATCATCTGATGATAGTAGTTTGAATGGTGGTTCTACCCAAGCAGGGGTTgccacaaaaaacaaagaagaggagGTAGCTTGTCTCAGGAATATTTGTTTACCTTCAGAACACCATCTGGGTAACCAAAATGGTGTTAAACCAACTAATGATGATATTGAAATGGAAAGCTCTTCAAAAGTAATGAGTGATCCTGTGATTATTAGCAATTTTTCTGTGGCAGTGGTGCATACAATAGTAAATGAAACTTTAGATTCAGTGACGTCATTCAAAGTTACAAAAACAATGGATAAACACAAAGATTGTTTAACTAAAACAGTAAAGGGAAAAACCCCTCCTTTTCACTGTGATCAAGCAACACTGCAACAGAGTGAGGCTAGCAAGAAGGACATGTTTGCTGATCGATTATCTAAATCTGTTGTTAAACATTCCATAGACAAAAGCAAATCAGTGACCCCAAATGTAGATAAAAATGTGCTCCACAAGGAAGACTTGCCTGTTCCGGGAGATGAGTCACGGTTGACCTCGGAAAAGTTCCCGAAGTTTCTTGAAGCTCAAGATCATTTAACTCACTGTTCACTTTCAGAAAGAAAGGATTGTGTTCTGGAATGTAAAGGTTATATGGCTCATGGATTTTCTTTAGAGACACTACCACGTTGTCCAACTGCAGCAGGTCAGAAACCTGATTTGAAGGAAATTGATAAGGACAAATCCGTGAAAAAGCATAGTTTGAATGATACAGCACTTGAGCCCTTGCCTTTTGGGCAGGAGAACCCTTTTGCGCATTCACATAGTTTCTCATCCCCAGTGCTCACATGTGCAGATGGTTTGCATGTGGAAGATAAACAGAAAATCAGAGACGGGAATGTGATACCTGATACTCCTCCATCAACTCCTCTAGTCCCATCCCAGGCTGCTTCTGAATGGGATATCAAGAAGTTAACCAAAAAGCTCAAGGGGGAATTAGCAAAAGAATTTGCACCTGCCACGCCACCTTCTACACCTCACAACTCGTCTGTTGGCAGTTTGtctgaaaatgaacaaaatactaTAGAAAAAGAAGAGTTCATGTTGAAACTCATGCGATCTCTCTCAGAAGAAGTTGAAAGTAGTGAAGATGAAGATCAGCCAGAAGTGGATGTGAAGTCAGAGCCCTCAGGGAAGAAAGTTCAGTTTGCAGATGCGTTAGCAATACACATCATTTCTCTTGCAACCGAAATGGCAGCTTCCCATTTGGATAATAAAATAACTCAAGAACCCAAGGTTAAAAGCCCTTGCTTAAATGTGCAAAGTCAAAGAAGCGTATCACctacttttttaaattgcttaGATGAAAACGTACAAACATTATGCAATTTTGCAGGTGATATGGCAGCAGAAGTCATTACAGAAGCTGAAAAAATAGCAAAAGTTAGAAGTTGTATGCTTTTCAGGCAGAAGAGGAACAGTTATGTTGATAGTGACCAAGATTATAGATCAGAAGAGAAGACGGATATAGAGGCTGTAGCACACCCAGGAGAAGCAGATTCGTTTATTCTTTCGTTACCACCAAATTCTTGTCTGTCAGGTCTGACATACAAGTATCCCAGCTGCGAAAGTGTGACAGATGAGTACGCAGGTCACATTATCCAAATACTAAAACAGGAAGGTGGTGATAGTGAGTTAATAATGGACCAGtatgccaatagacttgcttatCGGTCTGTTAAGTCAGGATTACAAGAAGCATCTAAGACAGCCAAAGTGAAGTGCAACTCAAAAATGTTCCCTGTGCAAAGCTCACAGGTGAAAACCAATGATGAACTGTTACTATTCTTAAGTAAAGAACACCAGCAAGGAGTagataaaaaaagacaaagtaaaataAGTGGAGGTTACCTTCATAAAAACCCGACTTGTGAATGGACACGGGATACATGCAGAAATGAGTGCTTGGAACTGTATAGTTTTTCAACCTCTCTCGCTCACAACATAAcaagagatgttaaaaaagagcTGACGGCATCTACAGTTGGCTTGCCAAAATCCTTAACAGATTCTTGCCTTTATGAAAAAAATGGATGCGATGAAGATGCCGAGTCTCACTTCGAGCCAGAATTTCCCACGTCTCTTCATCCTTCCTCACAAAATCACAGATTTTCCCACAGTACGGGCAGCTTGAGTGGGTGTGGTTATGGAGAGATTGTTGTTCAAGCTATAGAACAGTACGCTAACAAGGTAGTGGATGACGCTttagagctgagttcaggatctGCAGTCTTCCATGTGTCTGAGACCACAAAAGCGGCCGATAGGGTCACTTATGCAGAAAAGTTGTCACCTCTGGTAAGTCAGGCTTGCAGGTATTGTGACCGGAAAGAGCTTCATGACTGCACTGGAAATTCATGTCCACGCTTTCCCAGACCAGATTCACTTGCTAGTAGTAAGCCAGTTTCTAATTTAGCTAATTCAAAATTTAGCAATGTCTACCAGAAATCTAGAATTTTTCATCTTGATGTCCCTCAAATTCACATTGATCTTGATAAGAAGACAGTGCTTGCTGAGAAGATAGTTGCGGAAGCAAttgaaaaggcagagagagagctgAGCAGTACCAGTTTGGCAGCTGATAGTGGGATCGGACAGGACGGTGTCATCTTTGCTGAAAGCCTCACTACTGAGATAATGACGTCGGCGATGAGGAATGTTGGTCAGGCCGTTAGCAG tccaaaagaaatagaagactttCAGTCAACTGAGTCTTTTGGTAGCCAGCAGATGAATCTCAGTATTGGCGACGACAGCACTGGTAGCTGGTCCAATTTAAGTTTTGAAGATGAGCACCAGGATGAAAGCAGTAGTTTTCATCATCTAAGTGAAAG